A segment of the Corylus avellana chromosome ca2, CavTom2PMs-1.0 genome:
AAAAGCTGAATAGATAATAATTTGCCATAGAATTAGGATAGTGAAGAACATTTTTAAGAgcaaatttattattagaggaagaaaagagagTGGAGGAACCAATGTTTTCAATAGAGAGCCTAGCACCATTCCCCATTGCTACAGTTTCATCATTTTGAAAAGGCTGCTGGACTTGCAGATTCTCAAGCTCATTTGTTATATAGGCATTGGCACCACTATCAACCAACCACGGTTGATGATCATCAAAATTTGTATTAGTCTGTGCAACCATCGCTGCAAGTTGAGGAGGGGGATGTCTGCCTTGATAAGAGAAATCCATTCGATGAAAATAATCAAGTGCCTGGTAGCTAGTCTTCCCACAAATCTGGCATGGAGgtctgttgttgttgttgaagtAAGATGAACCAGTGTTGTTCTGTCCATTGTGGCCATGCTGGAATGAAGGTGTTGTAGGGCATCTTTGACCTTCACCAGAAAAGTTGGAACATTGTGGTGGGGAATAATTGGAGTATGGCCGAGGAGAGAAATTAGGAGCACCCCTTGATGGAAACCGTGTTTGCTGCATTTGATGTTGTGTTGGTTTGTTGGTCCTTGGTGAAAAAGGACGAGGAGGCCCACCTTGACTTTTGTTGGAGTATAATGCCACCATACCTTCATTAGCTGCTGGAGGAGAGTGTCATGACTCAATAGTTCATCATGGAAGTCACTAAAGGAGATTGATTTATTTCAGGTAACCAAAGAATATGAAGATATAAAGGCATTGAAGGAGGGACTAGGTCCGCCCAATATGAAGAAGataagttcctcatcatctagAGGCTTACCAGCAACTGCAAGCTCATCAGCCCAACCCTTTGCAGTTTGCATGAATTCAGCACACGTCTTCGTTCCTTGACGAATAGTTTGAAGTTGTCTCTTCAAATTTAGCACATGAGACTTTGATTGGGAAGCAAATCGGCTTGCCAAGGTTGTCCAGACTTGTTTGGATGTACGAAGTCCATACACAATGGACAAAATAGAATCTGATAAACTAATATTAATCCAACTAAGAAGGCACTGATCCTTCTTAGTCCAAATAGCATAATCTGGATTAGATACTTCCTTACCTGCATCATCAGGTAGGAATTGAGGAGGGCATGGCTCAGTACCGTCAACAATACCCATTAATTCAAGAGCACGCACAATGGGCTCGAATTGAGTCAACCACCGGATGTAATTGTGATTGTCAAGTTTGAGATAATTTTGAGAGGTAACATTTGgtggagaaaaagtaaaagattgATTTGAGCTAGAAGAAGCCATGGAAGATCGAAGAGATAGCGTAGGCCttgtaggctctgataccataaaacagaaaatatatgAAAGGGAAATAGACAATGTATCTATTTCGTAAGTGTATTCAAATATATAGACTTACACGTAAATATAgttaacaacaagagataaggTTACAACAGAGATAAAGTTACAactgaaaagagagagattaatcTTTTGCCTTATCATcttgatttgaatttcaaagtCTTCATTATCTTCTACGAGCACCTGCCTTATCATCTTGATTTGAATGTTTGAATGTTGAGCTGCTAGGATAGTATTGTTAACAGTGTCGAGTAGAGGCCATGGCTGAGTTTAGACAAAGACTCCATTACGTAAAAGGGAGAGAAGAGGCGGAGAAGGAGGAACTAGAATAGGAGGGTATATATCAATGAAGAATGCATGTTAATTAGAAGGAATTTCTTGGGCGGTGGGCAGTTGAGATTAGACACAAAGTAATAATTATAACATGTTCTAGCAATTCTGAcactaaatataagaaaaaaatttatttatttacttatctTAATAAGTGGATAGACTACTTGAAGTCGAAAGAAGGTTATGGAAACCTTCTCTCACTTGAGCCTCCTTCATNNNNNNNNNNNNNNNNNNNNNNNNNNNNNNNNNNNNNNNNNNNNNNNNNNNNNNNNNNNNNNNNNNNNNNNNNNNNNNNNNNNNNNNNNNNNNNNNNNNNCGTCTTGGGTAATCCCAACTGTGGGCCAATTGTTGCTGATGATATTGACCGGATTCAATTTGCTTTTAACCTTGAATTCCTTGAAGCTGAATTTTTCTTGTATGGTGCACTTGGTAAAGGACTCGACGCCATCGCTCCAACTTTTGCTGCTGGTGGTCCACCTCCTGTTGGTGCTAAGAAGGCCAATCTTGAGCCTGTAGTTGGTAAGATCATTGAGGAATTTGCATACCAGGAAGTCGGTCATCTCAGGTTCGAtagatgaaaaaatatatttgatttattttcatttactttgtaatctcctccatttttctttcattttagtagataaacaatatttaataaattgacaaTGATTTTTCAGGGCTATAATTACATCAATAGGAGGAATTCCAAGGTCCAAGTTGGATCTTAGTCCTCAGAGTTTTGCAAACTTATTTGACAAAGCAGTTGGTTTCAAATTGAACCCTCCATTCGACCCTTACTATGATACAGTCCACTATCTCTTAGCATGTTATGCAATCCCTTATGTAGGACTCGTGGGTTATGTTGGCACCATTCCAAGCCTTACCAACGAAACTTCTCGAAGTGTAAGAACCTCTACTAGTACTCATTTTAAGCTGATATAAAGTAGTtgatttaattatattctaacactcttccCCACACGTGGCATTAATAAGTGATGACACTCAAtagagaaaattaatatttcattGATACGGTATCAAGATTAATGACAGATATAAGATTTGAACTAGAATAGTTTCTCTAATAGCATAATAAAGCCCGTtttgttttggcgtaaaataataattttctgtCAAGCAATATATTCAGCTAAAAACATGAATTTGTTTCCAACCCTGAAAAGGggttaaaacacattttttcaCGTTTGTCCCATATGGAAAGTCACCAAATATTTCtgatattttcatataatttgagTAGTTTCGGAGGAAAATAGTGTGTGGGAATAGAAGGACCTCAAGGATGGGATTGAGATCATATAGAATTGTTGTAGCCTAGATGTTGGAGgctaattattatttatcacaAGTGCTTAAACCATTTTCTTTCAACCATGTAAGTATCACCCTATAACTAATCAATATTCTCTCTTGGTAGTTGGTGGCGTCACTTTTGGGCGTTGAGGCTGGACAAGATGCGGTTATAAGAACACTATTATACGAGAGAGCTGATCAGAAGGTGCTGCCATATAACCTGACCGTATCTACGTTTACGAACAGAATCTCTTGGCTCAGAAACAAGTTAGGCAGGTGTGGCAACAAAGATGAAGGCGTAAAAAtacctttcttttttggggCCGAAAATCGTACGCATAGCAATGTCCTCTCTGCTGATTCTAACTCCCGTTCGTATGCTCGGACGCCGCCGGAGATCTTGAGGATAATATATGGAAGTGGCAATGAGTACAAACCTGGCGGGTTTTATCCTAACGGTGGGGGTGGGAAGATTGCGCAGAGCTTTCTTCCAAAACACTAGGAGTATCTCTACTCGAAGCTTGAAATGTTAAATATGGTATAGTGGTGTACCAATAAATTGATGGGTGTATggatatatatacaataaaatcaatGATTGTAGCTCCTGTAAAATGCTATGAGCCATCAATAAACGTAAATATCTCACACAAAATTGACATGTGTAATCATAAAGGTTTGGAAGAATTTTTCAAGGGTGTTAATcttgaaaactatttttaatgTTGAAAACTATTGAATGAATCATTTGGAGTCATTGAGCAAGGAATGGGGTTTGTAATACTATATATGCATGTCTTGTCCATGTCAgcaatttgattttttcacCCTAACGTAAGTGCAATTAATATacttatagataaatatataaGTAATGACGTACGTGACATGAGCTAAATTGAcgtggaaatttttattttttttaaggggctTTAACACTTATGCATGGGAGTATATAAGTCAGTACTGTAGCCACTCTCCCACACTTGTTTGCGaactttctctttatcttttctcACTTAATGTCCGTTACGTGTGGTTGTGATTGTGATTGTCCTGTGATTTTGTGAACAACGATTGTCTTTCTCTAAGTTTTGATGACCCTTGCTGTCAGGATGGTTTCATTTTATATAGATGACTAAACCGACCATTCAACCATTGTGCAATCAAGATTGGTGACCATATGACAGATATATAGGTGAAGAAAAGACATGTTTGCACAAAATGATAGTACTTTAGAGTTACTCCCATTTGATATTTCTTCCTAAAATGTACAACATTGCAGAATGGTGATTTCGACCTTATATACGGCAttaatggcaaaaaaaa
Coding sequences within it:
- the LOC132169119 gene encoding ferritin-like catalase Nec2 — protein: LGNPNCGPIVADDIDRIQFAFNLEFLEAEFFLYGALGKGLDAIAPTFAAGGPPPVGAKKANLEPVVGKIIEEFAYQEVGHLRAIITSIGGIPRSKLDLSPQSFANLFDKAVGFKLNPPFDPYYDTVHYLLACYAIPYVGLVGYVGTIPSLTNETSRSLVASLLGVEAGQDAVIRTLLYERADQKVLPYNLTVSTFTNRISWLRNKLGRCGNKDEGVKIPFFFGAENRTHSNVLSADSNSRSYARTPPEILRIIYGSGNEYKPGGFYPNGGGGKIAQSFLPKH